TTGCGCAAGCCCAGCCGTTCATCCAAAACGAAGAGCAGCCAGCCCAGGCCGAGGGTAGCAGCATAGCCGAGTATCCCCCAGAGCAAATAGTGGCGCGAGGCCAGATGGTCCCGCAGGGTTGGCCCGTTGCGTTCGCTTCCGCCGAGAGTGAAAGCCGCCAGTTTGCCGCCGAGGAGCAGCCCCAAAAGCAGCGGCAGCGCCCAGATCAAGTAGGCCCCTACGGCGCGGATAGCCGGATCGGCACTGGGGAACAGCGTCGGCCAGCCGGGACGAGCCACCCAGCGCAGCGCCCGCAGCGGCCGGTCCAACAAATACCACACAAACAGCACCACGCCGAAGAGCATGCCCACCGCCGCCCCGCTGCCGAACTGCACCAGTACGTCCTCGCTCCAAAAGAGCCGCTCCACCCCCAGCTCCGCCCCCAGCACGCCCCAGGCGGCCAACAGGATCACCAGAATCTGCAAAGGGAAGATGGCATAGTTGAACAGCCAGGCGAATTGATCCTCCGCCCAGTAGAGCACCGCCAGGACAGCACGGCAGAACCCACGCATCTGCAACTCTCCCGTGGGAGCAAGGACCGGCCAGCGCCATCATACGGCAGCCCCGCCCCGCTTGCCTACCTGACCTTCTCGGTGTCACCATCACCCCCCGATCACTGCACCGCTTGGCGAGCCAGAGCCACAGGACGATGCCGAGACATGGCCGGGGAGGACGGAAGAATCGCCTCGGTTGGTGAATCGTGGGAACCGGCTTGCGGACTCATTTCCGAAAGGCGAGATTCTGCGGAGAACCTCCGGCTAACAAACCGCCGGACGTCAACGCATTTGTGTGCTAGGCTGTTAGTGATCCCCGTTCGTAGTCGTCTTGTGTTCGCCCGCCTTGCTGAGGATGGCACCCATCGCCCTGGGAACCAACATGAGGAGTTGGCCTCCGTGCCTCCGCTTACTGGCCGCGGGCCTGGACATGAGTGCGGAGCGGGGAGGCGAGTCCCAACGGTTCGGCAACTGGGGGACGTATCGGAGAACTTTCACGAAGACATTCCACGCGGAAAACGAGGGGAAAAATCATGCTGAGACGCTGGTATAGCTACATGCTAATGCTAGTCGGTGCCGCATTCGTGGGGGGAACCTGGTCCACAGCCCAGCAGCCAATTCCACCGAGCAGCGACACCAAGGTCCCGCCAAAGCTTCTCCCTGGCGGTGATCCCAAATCTCCTCCCCAAGGCCAGGATCTCAAATTTCTCCATGGCCATGATCTCAAAGTCCGGCCTGGCGGCGAGAAGGATTTCACTGAGAAAACACCCCGGATCGGCGTGGAGTTGTACCACGATGTTGCCCGCCAAGTCGTGCTGGCCATCAGCGAGAAAGGCTGGATCGCGGCGGTTCCCGCCCCCTCCCTCGGAAGCAATCCCCAGTGCCAATGGCTCACCGCCCATGATCTCCACGCCCGTAAGGCCGACGAGAAAGACTTTACCCCCAAGACCCGCAAGTACGGCGTGGAAGTGTTCCATGACCTGGCCCTGCGGCAGTTGCTTTACATCTGCGAATCCGGCTCGGTAGCTTTGGCCCCACTCCCCGCAGGACTGGTCACGGATCGCGGACCGAAATTTTTGCACGGCTTCTCCCTGGCTGTCCGCCGACCGGAACAGAACGACTTCGCCAACGCCCCCCGTTTCGGAGTTGAAATTTTCCGGGATGAAAACACACCCGACGGCCTCGTCTGCATCGTCGGGGAAAGCGGCAGCATCGCCACCGTTCCTTCTCCCAGCATGCCAGCGGCAGCTCCCTCGGATCAAGTCAAAAATCCGCAAACCCTCTACGGCCTGATCCTGCGCGTACGCACAGCCCAGGAGAAAACTTTTAGCGACACCACACGCCGCTTCAGTGTCGAAGTGTATGCCGACCCGAACACCGCCTCTGGGCACCTCTTATACATCAGCCAAACGGGCGCTCTTGCCGCCGCCGTCCAGAAGAAGGTCGATGACAGCAAACGCGGCGTTACCTGGCTGGGCGGTATGGCTTTGCGTGCCCGCCGGGCAGGAGAACGGAGTTTCGACAAGGCCACGCAGTACAACATCGAAGTGTTCCGGGACAACCGCAGCGGCAACTTGCTCTACATCTGCGAGACCGGCTCCATCGCGGTGGTGAGCCAGTGATCGCCTCATCGTCCTCCTTTTCCCCGCACCGTATTCGCCCTCTTCAAACGTTCGTGCACGGGACCCTTGTGCGAGGGGACGGCTTCCCCTTTCGCCATTCGCTGGCCTATCGACCGGGAAAATCCGCCGGCTAGAATGCCCAAAGGTTGTCCCCGTCGCGGGAACGGCTTCGCACTCAGCACCGGGCTTCCCGCGGACTCCGGGACATTCCCAGCGGCGGCATCCGTGGGAGGGCAGGCCATGATCGGCAGGCGGTCCATGTCCTTAGCTGGGGCCGGCACGGGATTGGCTCTTGTGCTGGGGCTGTCTTTACCGGCGGCGGGCCAGCCGGCGGCAAGCGCGGAGTCCCCCTTCCTCCGGCATGGGAAGCTGCGGATTGCGGCCAGCGGCACCCATTTGGAACACGCCGACGGCACCCCCTTCTTCTTCCTCGCCGACACGGTCTGGTGCGGACCGGCCCTGAGCACCGCGGAGGATTGGCGTACCTACCTGAATGATCGCAAAAAGAAGGGCTTCACGGCCATCCAGTTCAACGCGATTTGTCCCTGGCGCACGGCACCGACGGATCGCGAAGGGCGGACGGCCTACCGTCTCGAAGGGAAGCGGCTGATTCCCAATGAGGCCTACTTCCGGCAGTTGGACGAGCGGATCGAAGCGATCCATCAAGCGGGGCTGCTCGCGGTGCCGGTGCTGGTCTGGGCGCACAAAAAAGGGGACGCTGGGTTCGACCTGAGCGAAGAGCAGGTCATCGAGTTGGCGCGCTTTCAGGTCCAGCGTTACGAGAAGTACCCTTGTCTGTTCATCCTGGCGGGGGATGCCCGCTATACGGGCAAGGAAGCGGAGCGCTGGCGGCGGATCGGCCGGGCGGTTTTCGCCTCCCGCAAGGACTTGCTAGTCACAACCCACCCCACCGGCATGAATTTTCCCTGGAAAGACTGGGAAGGGGAAACCTGGCTCAACATCTGGGCTTACCAGAGCGGCCACGGCGATGACAGCAGGACGTGGGCGTGGTTGCATTCCGGCCCGCCGGCTCAATTCGGCCAGCGCTGGGCAGGGATCAAGCGGCCGATCATCAATCTGGAGCCGCCCTACGAAGGGCACAACGGCTACCAGAGCCGCAAGCCGCATTCCGCGGAGAATGTCCGCCGGGCCGCCTATTGGAGCCTCCTGGTCGCTCCGCCGGCAGGACTGACCTATGGCGCCCACGGCTTGTGGAGTTGGCAAACGGAAAGCGGCCAGGAACCCCGCGACCACCAGGGCACCGGCATCGCCAAAACCTGGAAGGAAGCCCTGGAGTTCCCCGGCGCTACGCAGATGGGCTATCTGCGCCGCTTCTTGGAATCGCTCCCCTGGACGGAGCTGCGCCCTGCCCCGGACTTCGTTCAACAGCAGAGTGCCGAGAAGGACCCCAGCACCTTCGTGGCTTGCGCCCGGACCGCGGATGGCCGAGTTACGGTCGTCTATTTCCCCCCGCGCGCCCAAGCCCAGGTGCGCCTCCATGTCAGCGACCCCAAACAGGTCCGCTGGTATAACCCCCGCGAGGGGACGTGGCGGGACAACAGCCCCCGCGGTTTGCTCGTGCCTCCGGATGAGCAGGACTGGTTATTGGTGGTGCAAGCATGACGGATGTCCTTCCTACCTCCCAACCCGCGACGCCGCGCGTGGGGCTTATCATGGGGTCCCGTTCCGATTGGGCCACCATGCAGCACGCTTATGCCGTGCTCCAGGAGTTCGGCATACCGGTCGAGGTCCGGGTTGTCTCCGCCCACCGCACGCCTGACTTGCTCATGGAATACAGCGCCACAGCGGAAGAGCGCGGCCTGGAGGTGATCATCGCCGGGGCCGGGGGAGCAGCCCATCTGCCCGGTATGTGCGCCGCCAAAACCACAATCCCCGTCCTCGGCGTGCCGATCGAATCCTCCATCCTGCGCGGCGTGGATTCTCTCTTGTCCATCGTCCAGATGCCGGCGGGCGTTCCCGTGGGCACCCTGGCCATCGGCAAGGCCGGCGCCATCAACGCTGCCTTGCTCGCGGTCGCCATTCTGGCCCGGCACGACCCCGTACTCCGCCAAAAATGGCACCTCTACCGCCAACGGCAAACCCAGCAGGTCCTTGACCACCCCGACCCCCGCCTGCCGACCCCCGATGCTTCGGAGTCCCCGGCGAAGCAGGCCGGCGAGCTGCCGCCCTCCCCCATTCCCCCCATCCCGAACAGCGGAGCCAGGGATACCTGATCGGGCCGTGTGGGGCACAAATCCCCGGAGACCGAGCAAACTCGCCGCCTCGCTACCCTACGGTTAGCCGACTTACCCTGCTTCGTGCTGCCTATGAATTAACTCAACCATAACTCGACCCGTGTTTCGGCTCACAAGACCCGATCCCTGAACAATGCGATCAAGGGAACACGGGGAAACTCGGAGGAAGCCGCCCATGCCCGCACCCCAGGTTGGCCAGACCGTGGAGAATCTGGAACTGTTTACGCCCGCGGGGGAAGTTATCCGCCTGGAGGATTTGCTCGACCGCGAGTACCTGCTGCTGATTTTTCTGCGGCATTTGACGTGAACGGCGTGCAATGCCCACCTCGGCGAGGTGGACCGGCATGTCGAAGACTTTGCGGCACGGGGGTGTTCCGTGGCGGTGGTCAGTCAGTCCCAACCGGCGGAGTTGGCCCGTTATCAGCCGGCCCAGCGGTGGAAGGTCCGTGTTCTGGCGGACCCGCAACGCCGACTCTATCATGCCTTGGGATTGGAACGCACCCGCCCCTGGATTTTCCTGTGGCCGCCGGTGGTCCTGGGTTATCTCTGGAGTCTTTTGCGCGGCTACCGGCCCCGCCTGCCCCGACCCGGTGAAGATGTCCTGCAACTCGGCGGGGACTTCCTCCTGGATCGCCAACGCACCTTGCTTTACGCCTACCGTTCTGCCCACCCGACGGACCGGCCCAGCGCGGCGGCTCTGCTCGCTGCCCTCGACGCCCTTCGCCAAGCCAAAACCACGGGAAGCTGCTAGGCACTTCCCCCTTCACCTGCCTCGGTCCGGCCCGTCTGCTTCTTTCCCTCGACCACGGCATTCCATCCCCTGGACCACGGCATCCATCGGCCTGGCCAATAGGGCATCTGCGTTTTACCAATGGCCACTGCCTTGCTCTCGCTCAGGAAACGCCTAGCAATGATGATACCAGCGACTCTCTGGAGGACAGCACCACGGGAACATGGCGCTGCCCTCCGGCCTCAGAACGGTACCGCGGGGCTTCCCTGCCTCTCCCTCATCTGGAGACTGCCATGATGCACAGGACACCCACGCTTACCCTGGCTTGTTTGAGCCTGATCCCCCTCCTCGCGGCCCACTCTCGTGTGTGGAGTCAAGAGAAGGACACCTACTACCAGCATCCCGATGAGACGGCCATGACGCCGTTCCGGGATCAGGTGCCGATCGTCTTCGTCACCCAGAATCAGCCGGAATGGAAAGCCCTGCCGCAATTCTGGAACGAAGCCACGGAAGAAGCAGTCGACCCGCTCAGCGGCGAGAAGGTGCAACGGCGTGTGGTCAAGATCAAGGTGCCGCTTGGTCTGACCCAGGCCCCCCCAGTGCCGGCGGAAAACCCGATGACCGTGCAGAAATGGATTCTCGGCAAAAAGCTCTACTATGACCCGATCCTGTCTACGGACAACTCGGTGTCTTGTGCCAGTTGCCATGATCCGTCCAAAGGGTTCGCCGATGCGCGGAAGACCTCGGTCGGAATCAACGGACAATTGGGGCCGATCAATGCCCCGACCGTGTTCAATGCGGCGTACAACAAGCTGCAATTCTGGGACGGGCGAGCCGCCTCGCTGGAAGATCAGGCCCAGGGACCGGTGGGGAACCCGTTGGAAATGTTCGCGGGCAAGGCGGACCCTTGGGACGAAGCAGTCGCCCGGCTGCGCGCCAACCCGGAGTACGTCCGCATGTTCAAGGCGGTCTTCGGTACCCTGCCGACGCGGGATGCCGCCGCCAAGGCCATTGCCACCTATGAGCGGACCGTGCTCCTCGGCAATTCGCTCCATGATCGAGCGGAGGCACGGATGCGGCAGCGGGTTATCGAGGAGGAAAGCGGCAAATTCGAGCTGACCGCCGCGGATTACGCCGCCGCGCTCAAAGAGGAGTTCGCCCGCAAGGGGCCGGCCCTCAAGGACCTGGGACTGGACCCGGATAAGGACGCTGGCCGCATCGGCGAGATCGCCCAGCGCCTGCTCCATGGCCGCAATCTTTTCTTCAACAAGGCCCGCTGCGCGAACTGCCACAGTGGCGAGACTTTCTCCGACGGGGAGTTCCACAACCTGGGGGTCGGCGCGGATAGCCAGGGGAACCTGCCGCCGAGCGAGGCCGGCCGCTTTGCCCGCTTGCTCCTCGGTCACAAAAACCCCCAGCTTTATGGGGCATTCAAGACGCCGGGGCTGCGCGGCCTGCTCCACACCGCCCCCTACATGCACACCGGCACCGAAAAGACCCTGGAAGAGGTCATCGACTTCTACGATCGTGGCGGCAACGTCAATCCTTTCTTGAGCGAAAAGATGCGGGACACCGCCGCCGAGTTGGCCTATCTGAAGGCTCGCGCCGCCGGAGCTGCCGTTGATCCGCAGGTCAAAACCTTCGGCCCGGCCCGTCGGCCTGTCATCCCGCTCCAGCTCCGCCTCACCCCCCAGGAAAAGGCGGACCTGGTCCTGTTCCTGAAAGCCCTCAACGGCGATCCCCTCGACCCGCTCATCGCCGACCCGAATCGCTTTCCCCAGGTGAAGTGGTAGAGCCGGGCTGCCGCTACGTTCTGAACCCAGCGCAATGCCTCACTCCGCGGGGGAAGCCCAGCGCGTCTTTGCCCAGAGCGCTTCCCCCCACTTTTCGTGGAACGACTCTTACCACTTCGTCCAACAAAGTCTCATCGAGCAAGTCTCAGGGAGCGGCGCCTTCCCCCTCACGCCGCGATGCGCAGGGGGCCGATCACTGCCGTCTCCGCTCCGTTCTCCGCCAGCAGGCTTTGCAACTCCCGCCGGGCTTGACGCAAAATCATACCCACCGCCGAATCCGCCCCAACGCGTGCGATCATCAGCGTGAGATACTCCACGGCCCACCGCACCTCGTTCGCATCCACTTCGGGTATCTCCGGCAAGAGCACCGCGGGATTGGAAAGGATCATGACTTGAACCTCCCTGTTCCAGGATTGGCTAATTGGGACCTTCGGGAATGGGCCAGGTACGATCATGCCGTATCCGCGGATGGGAATCAAGTCAAAAAATGGAGGGTGAGGGAAAAAAAGGTGAAGGGGGACTGGCGGCAGGTCGGAAAATCTTCCGAATGAAAGCTTGCTCCGCCGCTGCTGACTCTGAACCGGCGGGAACCTTCCCTCTCGACCCCCCGATCCTCTGCCCAGCCGCGAGAGTTAATGCCTTCATCTGCTGATGTCTTTGGCGGGGAGGGTTGATTTCCCCCCTTCGGTTCCCCCGTCTAGGAGTTGTATGAGTGTTGATTTCCCCCCTTGGTTCGTCTTGTATGATAGGATGCAAGCGTAGAGCGGGGGAGGACGGGGGATACCGGTCGGTCACGGAACCAGAAGGCGGCTGGACGGATAGCCCTAGCCCCTTCCCCCAAATGGCGAGACAGGGTCTGGAACACCGGCGGCGGTCCGGGGAGGAGCGGAAGCGACCATGAGCACGATGGACAAAGTCGATTTGGAGCGAGTCGAGAAGCTGCGCGCGGCCCATGCCCGCCTAAAGCAGGAGATCGGCAAGATCATCATCGGGCAGCATCAGGTGTTGGATCAATTGCTCATGGCGATCTTCTGCCGCAGCCATGCTCTGCTGATGGGCGTGCCCGGATTGGCCAAGACCCTGATGGTGTCCACCCTGGCCCAGGCCCTGGACCTGACTTTCAAGCGCATCCAGTTCACGCCGGACCTCATGCCCTCGGACATCACCGGTTCCGAAGTGATCCAGGACGATCCGGTCACGCGGGAGCGGATGTTCAAGTTCATGCCGGGGCCGATCTTCGCCCACATCGTGCTAGCGGACGAAATCAACCGGACGCCGCCCAAGACGCAGGCCGCCCTGTTGGAAGCGATGCAAGAGCGGAAGGTGAGCATCGGCGGCGTCGACCACCCCATGAAAAATCCCTTCTTCGTCCTGGCTACCCAGAACCCGATCGAACAGGAGGGAACCTACCCCCTGCCGGAAGCTCAGCTCGACCGCTTCCTCTTCCTCATCAAAGTGGACTACCCCAGCGACGAGGAAGAGGAGCAAATCATGCGGATGCAGACCTCGGATGTGACGGTGAAGATCGAGCCGGTGCTGACAGGGGAGGACATTTTGGAGTTGCAGCATTTGGTGCGGCGGGTGCCGGTGTCGGACAAGGTGTATGCCTTCGCCCGCCGGATCACGCGTTTGAGCCGTCCGGGCACGCCGGAGGCGGCGGACTTCGCCAATCAGTGGCTGACCTGGGGGGCCGGCCCGCGAGCCAGCATGAACCTGATTCTGGCAGCCAAAGCCCATGCTCTGCTCCGCGGCAGCAATCACGTCTCCGGCGATGAC
This Thermogemmata fonticola DNA region includes the following protein-coding sequences:
- a CDS encoding AAA family ATPase → MSTMDKVDLERVEKLRAAHARLKQEIGKIIIGQHQVLDQLLMAIFCRSHALLMGVPGLAKTLMVSTLAQALDLTFKRIQFTPDLMPSDITGSEVIQDDPVTRERMFKFMPGPIFAHIVLADEINRTPPKTQAALLEAMQERKVSIGGVDHPMKNPFFVLATQNPIEQEGTYPLPEAQLDRFLFLIKVDYPSDEEEEQIMRMQTSDVTVKIEPVLTGEDILELQHLVRRVPVSDKVYAFARRITRLSRPGTPEAADFANQWLTWGAGPRASMNLILAAKAHALLRGSNHVSGDDVVAVAPPILRHRLILNFAAQSEGITVEQIIRDLVKQAARTMAAA
- a CDS encoding apiosidase-like domain-containing protein, coding for MIGRRSMSLAGAGTGLALVLGLSLPAAGQPAASAESPFLRHGKLRIAASGTHLEHADGTPFFFLADTVWCGPALSTAEDWRTYLNDRKKKGFTAIQFNAICPWRTAPTDREGRTAYRLEGKRLIPNEAYFRQLDERIEAIHQAGLLAVPVLVWAHKKGDAGFDLSEEQVIELARFQVQRYEKYPCLFILAGDARYTGKEAERWRRIGRAVFASRKDLLVTTHPTGMNFPWKDWEGETWLNIWAYQSGHGDDSRTWAWLHSGPPAQFGQRWAGIKRPIINLEPPYEGHNGYQSRKPHSAENVRRAAYWSLLVAPPAGLTYGAHGLWSWQTESGQEPRDHQGTGIAKTWKEALEFPGATQMGYLRRFLESLPWTELRPAPDFVQQQSAEKDPSTFVACARTADGRVTVVYFPPRAQAQVRLHVSDPKQVRWYNPREGTWRDNSPRGLLVPPDEQDWLLVVQA
- a CDS encoding cytochrome-c peroxidase, with the translated sequence MMHRTPTLTLACLSLIPLLAAHSRVWSQEKDTYYQHPDETAMTPFRDQVPIVFVTQNQPEWKALPQFWNEATEEAVDPLSGEKVQRRVVKIKVPLGLTQAPPVPAENPMTVQKWILGKKLYYDPILSTDNSVSCASCHDPSKGFADARKTSVGINGQLGPINAPTVFNAAYNKLQFWDGRAASLEDQAQGPVGNPLEMFAGKADPWDEAVARLRANPEYVRMFKAVFGTLPTRDAAAKAIATYERTVLLGNSLHDRAEARMRQRVIEEESGKFELTAADYAAALKEEFARKGPALKDLGLDPDKDAGRIGEIAQRLLHGRNLFFNKARCANCHSGETFSDGEFHNLGVGADSQGNLPPSEAGRFARLLLGHKNPQLYGAFKTPGLRGLLHTAPYMHTGTEKTLEEVIDFYDRGGNVNPFLSEKMRDTAAELAYLKARAAGAAVDPQVKTFGPARRPVIPLQLRLTPQEKADLVLFLKALNGDPLDPLIADPNRFPQVKW